The following proteins are co-located in the Microcystis wesenbergii NRERC-220 genome:
- a CDS encoding GUN4 domain-containing protein, whose product MITIGCCHESFSSFLFLYYVLTIPLFAIAAGEWKEADYETNRAMLQAAKREGNGSFYPGEIKNFSCEDLRMINQLWLSASKGKFGISVQKEIYESLGGTREYNQGVWNKFGDRVGWRKGGSWLWYDELTYSDQAPKGHLPGRIRFFLFAFIGGYEPIYSSFRAKACNL is encoded by the coding sequence ATCATCACTATAGGGTGCTGCCATGAAAGCTTCTCCTCATTTCTTTTTCTCTATTATGTCCTAACTATCCCGCTCTTTGCTATAGCAGCAGGGGAATGGAAAGAAGCAGATTATGAAACAAATAGGGCGATGCTTCAAGCTGCTAAGAGGGAAGGGAACGGGTCTTTCTACCCAGGAGAGATTAAGAACTTTTCTTGTGAAGATTTACGCATGATTAACCAGCTTTGGTTGTCAGCTAGTAAAGGTAAATTCGGCATCAGCGTTCAGAAAGAAATCTATGAGAGTCTCGGTGGCACGAGAGAGTATAATCAGGGAGTATGGAACAAGTTCGGCGATCGCGTCGGCTGGAGAAAAGGAGGGAGTTGGTTGTGGTATGATGAACTAACCTATAGTGATCAAGCCCCCAAGGGGCACCTGCCGGGGAGAATTAGATTTTTTCTTTTTGCGTTTATTGGAGGTTATGAGCCTATATATTCCTCCTTTCGTGCAAAAGCTTGTAACCTGTAG
- a CDS encoding IS630 transposase-related protein codes for MAAPYSDDLRQKAVSAVERGEKKSHVCRTLNISRNTLDLWLKRKKQTGTVAAKTNYRRGPKPQIDDLEAFQKLAEQYGHLTQEKMAQKWANPVSRMRIGQALKRIGFTLKG; via the coding sequence ATGGCAGCACCCTATAGTGATGATTTAAGACAGAAAGCAGTGAGTGCCGTAGAGCGAGGGGAGAAAAAAAGCCATGTCTGTCGCACCCTCAATATTAGTCGTAATACATTAGACCTATGGCTGAAACGGAAGAAACAAACTGGGACGGTGGCCGCTAAAACTAACTATCGTCGAGGGCCGAAGCCCCAAATTGACGATTTAGAAGCCTTTCAAAAGTTGGCCGAACAATATGGGCATTTGACCCAAGAAAAAATGGCGCAAAAATGGGCTAACCCAGTCAGTAGGATGAGAATTGGTCAAGCGCTCAAAAGAATTGGATTTACTCTCAAGGGGTGA
- a CDS encoding IS4 family transposase: MLPSFYQACLQASLTQAQYLTLQILILLLQSHRTVQLERLAALFPQPITFESRRRNLQRFLKLPQLSVKLLWFPLIKHIIKQEFSEKNKNRHQRRKLKKLKHLGHLLLVIDRTDWKGRNLFVASVICGKRALPVYWILLDKQGSSNLGNQKNFLKPVLKFLKSYPVVVIGDREFHSVQLGKWLDEKGIAFILRQKKGTSLLLSGEENYQPLKALDIQPGTQHFFSDIYHTSAHKLGPFNLATRWKRRYRSKQAEAPWYLLTNLDSLDETLNLYESRFGIEAMFKDCKTGGYNIEKTKVSEPRFLALVLLIAIAYSLNTIRGQQLNIFPHRVYICRLKESNRSAERHSDFWIGTYGTFWVESMDIFSELALSLIRLKPQKNPYFSKGLTAMSLIKQAL, from the coding sequence ATGTTACCATCATTCTATCAGGCCTGTTTACAAGCTAGCTTGACACAAGCACAATATCTGACTCTACAAATTCTTATACTGCTCCTACAAAGCCATAGAACAGTACAATTGGAGAGATTGGCCGCCTTATTTCCCCAACCAATTACCTTTGAAAGCAGAAGAAGAAATTTACAAAGGTTTCTCAAGTTACCGCAATTAAGTGTAAAATTGTTATGGTTTCCGCTAATTAAACACATTATTAAGCAAGAGTTTAGCGAAAAAAATAAAAATCGACATCAAAGAAGAAAACTGAAAAAACTTAAGCATCTGGGACATCTATTATTGGTAATTGACCGAACAGATTGGAAAGGAAGAAATTTGTTTGTAGCTAGTGTTATTTGTGGAAAAAGGGCGTTACCTGTGTACTGGATATTGTTAGATAAACAAGGAAGCAGTAATTTAGGGAACCAAAAAAACTTTCTCAAGCCGGTATTAAAATTTTTGAAATCCTACCCAGTTGTCGTGATAGGCGACCGAGAATTTCACAGTGTTCAACTAGGAAAGTGGCTAGACGAAAAGGGGATAGCCTTTATTCTGAGACAAAAGAAGGGAACATCTTTGCTATTATCAGGTGAAGAAAACTATCAACCTCTAAAAGCTCTAGATATTCAACCGGGGACTCAGCATTTTTTTTCGGATATTTATCATACATCTGCTCATAAACTTGGCCCTTTTAATTTGGCCACTCGCTGGAAAAGACGCTACCGTAGTAAACAAGCCGAAGCTCCTTGGTATCTTCTTACTAATCTTGACTCTTTGGATGAGACTTTAAATTTATATGAATCTCGTTTTGGCATTGAAGCAATGTTCAAAGATTGTAAAACGGGAGGTTATAATATCGAGAAAACTAAAGTTAGCGAACCGCGTTTTTTAGCTCTTGTTTTATTAATTGCTATCGCCTATTCTTTAAATACAATACGGGGTCAACAACTCAATATTTTCCCCCACCGTGTTTATATTTGTCGCCTCAAAGAATCTAATCGTTCTGCTGAAAGACATAGTGATTTTTGGATAGGGACTTATGGTACTTTTTGGGTTGAGTCGATGGATATTTTTTCGGAACTTGCCCTTTCTTTGATACGCCTCAAACCCCAGAAAAACCCTTATTTCTCCAAAGGGTTAACGGCTATGAGCCTTATCAAGCAAGCTCTTTAA
- a CDS encoding ISKra4-like element ISMae18 family transposase (programmed frameshift), giving the protein MNTDQKEQLDQHLKAIAQILVDNTPEEQLRSFEGIETALRDHWLTTLGPAIGKFFFESATGTQAGRTKSVSSIIGKVKISEKQADKLGLSKNNRLSPMLEKCCLGAVAKVSFEDAEKDLKMATGMAVSGSSQQRLVQRYKFEEAEAKSPVEALSVEVGKVRIRTPKGQPSQGRDYKAVSLHGQECAGFFQQNEELLEWVNRQPLTEVVTCLGDGHDGVWNLMEKIGVKRREILDWYHLVENMNKIGGSNKRLNRIKENLWKGEVKRVLEELEGCKKKQAINFTKYVDKHRERIPNYELYQSQGICIGSGSVESKIKQIGARMKIVGAQWKAENVPQYLKLRCAYLNGDIA; this is encoded by the exons ATGAATACAGACCAAAAAGAACAACTAGATCAACATTTAAAAGCCATTGCTCAAATTCTAGTCGATAATACCCCAGAAGAACAACTACGTAGCTTTGAGGGCATTGAAACCGCCCTGCGAGACCATTGGCTGACTACATTGGGTCCTGCCATAGGCA AATTTTTTTTTGAATCAGCAACAGGAACCCAAGCAGGGCGAACCAAAAGCGTAAGCAGTATCATAGGGAAAGTCAAGATAAGCGAGAAACAAGCCGATAAACTAGGATTAAGCAAGAATAATCGATTAAGTCCCATGCTGGAGAAATGTTGCTTAGGAGCAGTGGCTAAAGTCTCTTTTGAAGATGCGGAAAAAGATCTCAAAATGGCGACAGGAATGGCAGTTTCAGGCAGTAGTCAACAGAGGCTTGTACAAAGATATAAATTTGAGGAAGCAGAAGCAAAGAGTCCGGTAGAAGCATTGAGTGTAGAGGTCGGAAAAGTCAGAATCAGAACGCCCAAAGGACAACCGAGTCAAGGTCGAGATTACAAAGCAGTAAGTCTGCATGGTCAAGAATGTGCGGGATTTTTTCAGCAAAATGAAGAATTACTGGAATGGGTGAACCGTCAGCCCTTAACAGAGGTAGTCACCTGTTTAGGAGATGGTCATGATGGGGTGTGGAATCTGATGGAGAAAATCGGTGTTAAAAGGAGAGAAATATTGGATTGGTATCATTTAGTAGAGAATATGAATAAAATAGGCGGGTCAAACAAGCGTCTGAATAGAATCAAAGAGAATTTATGGAAAGGAGAGGTGAAAAGAGTTTTAGAGGAATTAGAGGGATGCAAAAAGAAACAGGCTATAAATTTCACCAAATATGTCGATAAACATCGAGAAAGAATACCCAATTACGAACTCTATCAATCCCAAGGGATTTGCATCGGTTCTGGAAGTGTAGAGTCAAAGATTAAGCAAATAGGTGCAAGAATGAAAATTGTGGGAGCACAATGGAAAGCAGAGAATGTTCCTCAGTATTTGAAGCTACGTTGTGCTTATCTCAACGGCGATATTGCCTGA
- a CDS encoding helix-turn-helix domain-containing protein, translating into MAAPYSDDLRQKAVSAVERGEKKSHVCRTLNISRNTLDIWLKRKKQTGTVAAKTNYRRGPKPQIDDLEAFQKLAEQYGHLTQEKMAQKWANPVSRMRIGQALKRIGFTRKKGVADLRYEFSFVGFLKPRPKLTFGWVQDCHSYLDSATPKKKT; encoded by the coding sequence ATGGCAGCACCCTATAGTGATGATTTAAGACAGAAAGCAGTGAGTGCCGTAGAGCGAGGGGAGAAAAAAAGCCATGTCTGTCGCACCCTCAATATTAGTCGTAATACATTAGACATCTGGCTGAAACGGAAGAAACAAACTGGGACGGTGGCCGCTAAAACTAACTATCGTCGAGGGCCGAAGCCCCAAATTGACGATTTAGAAGCCTTTCAAAAGTTGGCCGAACAATATGGGCATTTGACCCAAGAAAAAATGGCGCAAAAATGGGCTAACCCAGTCAGTAGGATGAGAATTGGTCAAGCCCTCAAAAGAATTGGATTTACTAGAAAAAAAGGCGTTGCTGATTTGAGATATGAATTTTCTTTTGTGGGATTTTTAAAACCTAGACCCAAACTAACTTTTGGATGGGTGCAAGATTGTCATTCATACCTTGATTCAGCAACGCCGAAAAAAAAAACTTAG
- a CDS encoding transposase: MSFSLLCPNYPALCYKAGCEVLFLPAYSPDINKIEKFWARLKNYVSQIINDSENLVDAVSKAFRHLS; the protein is encoded by the coding sequence ATTTCTTTTTCTCTATTATGTCCTAACTATCCCGCTCTTTGCTATAAAGCGGGATGTGAAGTGCTATTTTTACCCGCCTATTCTCCAGATATCAACAAAATTGAAAAGTTCTGGGCTAGATTGAAAAACTATGTTAGTCAGATTATCAATGATAGTGAAAACCTTGTGGATGCTGTGAGTAAAGCCTTCAGGCATCTGTCCTAA
- a CDS encoding O-linked N-acetylglucosamine transferase, SPINDLY family protein has translation MGLAYLLQDREEDAQATWLLVLSQAAESELSGWIETLTQILDAEATRQENSQRLETSYLIRLQLQNLNPSFLNNLLHLMELEIQFQIFAMEKCHDWCVFELLENTATAAINLDLLLGVTEKVLIYPCTDTIHFLELAALHINNPEIIAAKVISAIVNYGYQQKQSVFAINLVELCLRFLPEDLYLQNSLFNLYKTTTVDYKKALETADNFYKNCQTTTEKLFGISLVIGILQAKGDWGNLPKFIDELTQLIERQINAEQFNARPFIIDSILGVTSCLPYYQDNPKINRYLQSKLAEIFQADVRTRYNYIAPVSSLKSPARKIKIGYIAYTLRRHSVGWLSRWLFHYHNRDKFEIYTYFVNQAADEITQKWFKNNSDYSYNLPAKIEQITAQIRQDNLDILVDIDSLTNNTTYLVMALKPAPIQVTWLGLDASGIPAIDYFIADNYVLPENAQEIYSEKIIRLPNSYLSVDGFEVGVPTRRRTDLNIPDDAIIYLTVQSGLKRTLNMIYRQLQILQQVPNGYLLIKGFADKETIRELFLKSADELGISQDRLRFLPNDLHEETHRANLGIADIVLDTYPYNGATTTLETLWMGIPLVTRVGEQFAARNSYTFMKNAGISQGIAWSDEEYVQWGIKLGLDKNLREEVRYQLRQSRHTSPLWNAKKFTIDMEKAYEQIWQNHHDD, from the coding sequence ATAGGATTAGCCTATCTTTTACAAGATAGAGAAGAAGACGCACAAGCTACTTGGTTACTGGTGTTGAGTCAAGCAGCCGAATCAGAATTATCGGGGTGGATAGAAACTTTAACTCAAATCTTAGATGCAGAGGCAACCAGACAAGAAAATTCCCAAAGACTAGAGACAAGTTATCTAATTCGATTGCAGCTACAAAATCTTAATCCTAGTTTTTTAAATAATCTCCTGCATCTGATGGAATTAGAAATACAATTCCAAATTTTTGCGATGGAAAAGTGCCATGATTGGTGTGTATTTGAACTGTTAGAGAATACAGCTACAGCAGCAATTAATCTTGATTTACTGCTGGGAGTGACAGAAAAAGTTTTAATCTACCCCTGTACTGATACCATCCACTTTTTAGAATTAGCAGCCTTACATATCAATAATCCAGAAATAATTGCAGCCAAAGTTATATCAGCAATTGTCAATTATGGTTATCAACAAAAGCAAAGTGTATTTGCCATTAATTTAGTAGAACTTTGTTTGCGCTTTCTCCCAGAGGATTTATACTTACAAAATAGTTTGTTTAATCTTTATAAAACCACCACTGTTGACTATAAAAAAGCTCTAGAAACTGCCGATAATTTTTATAAAAATTGCCAGACAACTACTGAAAAACTGTTCGGAATTTCTCTAGTGATTGGTATTTTACAAGCTAAGGGAGACTGGGGAAATTTACCTAAATTTATCGATGAATTAACACAACTAATCGAGCGACAAATTAATGCCGAACAATTTAATGCACGTCCCTTTATTATCGACTCTATTTTAGGAGTTACTAGCTGCCTTCCCTACTATCAAGATAATCCGAAAATTAATCGCTATTTACAAAGTAAACTAGCAGAAATTTTTCAAGCAGATGTAAGAACCCGCTATAACTATATTGCTCCTGTTTCTTCTCTAAAATCTCCAGCAAGAAAAATAAAAATTGGTTATATTGCCTATACTCTCCGTCGCCATTCTGTGGGTTGGTTAAGTCGCTGGTTATTTCACTATCATAATCGAGATAAATTTGAAATTTACACCTATTTTGTCAACCAAGCAGCAGACGAAATTACTCAAAAATGGTTTAAAAATAACTCAGATTATAGCTATAACTTGCCAGCAAAAATTGAACAAATAACTGCCCAAATTCGTCAAGATAACTTAGATATTTTAGTGGATATTGATAGCTTAACCAATAATACAACTTATCTAGTAATGGCTTTAAAACCCGCACCGATACAGGTAACTTGGTTAGGATTAGATGCGTCGGGAATCCCTGCTATTGATTATTTTATCGCCGATAACTACGTTTTACCCGAAAATGCTCAAGAAATTTATTCAGAAAAAATCATCCGACTTCCTAACTCTTATTTATCCGTGGATGGTTTTGAAGTGGGTGTTCCCACCAGGAGAAGAACTGATTTAAATATTCCCGATGATGCTATTATTTATCTGACCGTGCAATCGGGATTAAAACGCACCTTAAACATGATTTATCGGCAATTGCAGATTCTCCAACAGGTTCCTAATGGCTATCTTTTAATCAAAGGTTTTGCCGACAAAGAAACCATTCGAGAATTATTTCTCAAAAGTGCCGACGAATTGGGAATTAGTCAAGATAGATTAAGATTTTTGCCCAATGATTTGCATGAGGAAACCCATCGCGCTAATCTAGGAATTGCTGATATAGTTCTCGATACCTATCCCTATAATGGTGCTACCACAACCCTAGAAACCCTCTGGATGGGGATTCCTTTAGTCACTAGGGTTGGTGAACAATTCGCGGCCCGCAATAGCTATACTTTTATGAAAAATGCCGGCATTAGTCAGGGTATAGCTTGGAGTGATGAAGAATATGTGCAGTGGGGAATTAAGTTAGGATTAGATAAAAATTTGAGGGAAGAAGTCCGTTATCAATTACGTCAATCACGTCATACATCTCCCCTCTGGAATGCCAAAAAATTTACGATAGATATGGAAAAAGCCTATGAACAAATTTGGCAAAATCATCACGATGATTAG
- the pip gene encoding prolyl aminopeptidase, with translation MTRELYPAIDPYCTGYLKVSALHTIYYEEVGNPQGNPVVFLHGGPGGGIEGIYRQYFDPQKWRIVLFDQRGCGKSTPHAELRENNTWLLVADIEKLRELLKIERWVVFGGSWGSTLSLAYSQTHPERCLGLILRGIFLLREKELKWFYQEGTSYIFPDIWQNYLAPIPPEERGDLLAAYYRHLTSDNPQIRLEAAKAWSIWEGSTSKLIPADNLIERFGQDNFAEAFARIECHYFVNKGFLETDNQLIENVDKIRHIPAVIVQGRYDIVCPMISAWELHQAWPEAEFIIVPDAGHSMTEVGIRSALIEATDKFVNL, from the coding sequence ATGACTAGAGAATTATATCCGGCGATCGATCCCTATTGTACTGGTTACTTAAAAGTATCGGCTCTCCACACAATTTATTATGAAGAAGTGGGCAATCCCCAGGGTAACCCGGTAGTATTTCTCCATGGCGGGCCCGGAGGTGGTATTGAGGGGATTTATCGTCAGTATTTCGATCCACAGAAATGGAGAATTGTCCTTTTTGATCAACGGGGTTGCGGGAAAAGTACCCCCCACGCTGAGTTAAGAGAAAATAACACTTGGCTGTTAGTGGCAGATATCGAAAAACTACGAGAATTATTAAAAATCGAGCGCTGGGTAGTTTTTGGCGGTAGTTGGGGAAGTACCCTATCTTTAGCCTACAGTCAAACCCATCCCGAACGCTGTTTAGGCTTAATTTTGCGCGGGATTTTTCTACTGCGAGAAAAAGAATTAAAATGGTTTTATCAAGAGGGAACCAGTTATATTTTTCCCGATATTTGGCAGAATTATTTAGCACCTATTCCCCCAGAAGAAAGGGGTGATTTGCTGGCCGCTTATTATCGGCACCTGACTAGCGATAACCCCCAAATCCGTCTAGAAGCTGCCAAAGCTTGGTCAATTTGGGAGGGAAGTACCAGCAAATTAATTCCCGCGGACAATTTAATCGAGAGATTCGGTCAGGATAATTTTGCCGAAGCTTTTGCACGCATTGAATGCCATTATTTTGTCAATAAGGGTTTTTTAGAGACGGATAACCAACTCATCGAAAATGTTGATAAAATTCGCCATATTCCCGCGGTTATCGTGCAAGGACGTTATGACATTGTTTGTCCGATGATTTCTGCTTGGGAATTACATCAAGCTTGGCCGGAAGCGGAATTTATCATTGTTCCCGATGCGGGACATTCGATGACAGAAGTGGGAATTCGTAGTGCTTTAATTGAGGCTACCGATAAATTTGTTAACTTATAA
- a CDS encoding NAD-dependent malic enzyme, producing the protein MVHLTPNPSYSLSLKIEIPNQAGTFASVLNAIADVGGNLGQISLIERNLKISTREVMVDAASTDQAEQIIAAVKALPDVKLLKVSDRTFDLHRRGKISIESRIPLTSQDDLAMAYTPGVGRICTAIAHQPELVYSLTIKGNTVAVVTDGSAVLGLGNLGPEAALPVMEGKAMLFKEFAGIDAFPICLATQDPEEIIATVKRIAPVFGGINLEDIGAPRCFEIEKRLRAELNIPVFHDDQHGTAIVSLAALINALKLVKKSLDTVKIVINGAGAAGIAIATLFKTAGATNIILCDSHGILSQKRDDLTPEKQAWAVAASGKLGDALKGADVFLGVSAPGVLTPEMVKGMAKNAIVFAMANPIPEIQPELINDLVAVVATGRSDYPNQINNVLAFPGLFRGALDCRARAITDNMYLEAAKAIASLITPANLNRENIIPSVFDSRVVTAVAAAVQHAARQDGVAGE; encoded by the coding sequence ATGGTTCATTTAACGCCCAATCCTAGCTATAGTTTAAGTCTCAAGATAGAAATCCCCAATCAAGCGGGAACCTTCGCTTCTGTCCTCAATGCGATCGCCGACGTGGGGGGGAATTTAGGGCAAATTTCTCTGATCGAACGCAATTTAAAGATTAGCACCCGCGAGGTGATGGTTGATGCCGCTAGTACCGACCAAGCGGAACAGATTATCGCCGCGGTTAAAGCTCTACCGGATGTTAAACTCCTGAAAGTTTCCGATCGCACCTTTGATCTCCATCGTCGGGGTAAAATCTCCATTGAGAGTCGTATTCCCCTCACCTCCCAAGATGACCTGGCCATGGCCTACACCCCCGGAGTTGGTCGCATCTGCACCGCTATCGCTCACCAACCCGAACTGGTGTACTCATTGACGATTAAGGGCAACACCGTCGCTGTAGTTACCGATGGTAGCGCGGTATTAGGATTAGGAAATCTCGGGCCAGAGGCTGCCCTGCCGGTAATGGAAGGGAAAGCGATGTTATTCAAGGAATTCGCCGGAATTGACGCTTTTCCCATCTGTTTAGCCACCCAAGACCCCGAAGAAATCATCGCAACCGTCAAAAGAATCGCTCCGGTTTTTGGGGGTATTAACCTAGAGGATATCGGCGCTCCCCGCTGTTTTGAAATCGAGAAACGTCTGCGAGCGGAATTAAATATTCCCGTTTTCCACGATGATCAACACGGTACAGCGATCGTTTCCCTGGCTGCCCTGATTAATGCCCTCAAATTGGTCAAAAAATCGCTTGATACAGTCAAAATCGTCATTAATGGTGCGGGTGCGGCGGGTATCGCCATCGCTACTCTCTTTAAAACCGCAGGAGCTACAAATATAATCCTCTGTGATTCCCATGGCATCCTCTCCCAAAAACGGGACGATTTAACCCCAGAAAAACAAGCTTGGGCCGTGGCCGCCAGTGGTAAGCTAGGGGATGCGCTGAAAGGCGCTGATGTCTTCTTGGGGGTGAGCGCACCGGGAGTATTGACTCCCGAAATGGTCAAGGGAATGGCTAAAAATGCGATCGTCTTTGCCATGGCTAATCCCATTCCCGAAATTCAACCGGAATTAATCAATGATTTGGTGGCCGTGGTGGCTACCGGACGCAGCGATTATCCCAATCAGATTAATAATGTTCTCGCTTTCCCCGGATTATTTCGCGGGGCCTTGGACTGTCGCGCTAGGGCAATCACCGATAATATGTATCTGGAAGCGGCCAAAGCGATCGCTTCTTTGATCACTCCTGCTAATCTCAATCGAGAGAATATTATTCCCTCGGTTTTTGATAGTCGTGTAGTTACGGCTGTGGCCGCCGCCGTTCAACACGCTGCTCGTCAAGATGGAGTGGCCGGGGAATAA
- a CDS encoding M15 family metallopeptidase — protein MKPIDDIPEALRDNQYRKTTNPNGLIAIASGLLALVGTGLIALAVLNRPPATVEKPVINPSPPIKPTPSPIVNVLGHLLYEEAPEKELAPITTDGAMRLRKAAAKAFIQMQSDARRSGVILMPISAFRSKATQDKLFFEVKEQRNQETRKRAEVSAPPGYSEHHTGYAIDIGDGRAPATNLSSSFANTAAFRWLQNNAAQYSFELSFPENNPQGINYEPWHWRFVGDSHSLETFYKAQQLGKQK, from the coding sequence GTGAAACCGATCGATGATATTCCCGAAGCTTTGCGGGACAACCAGTACAGAAAAACTACTAATCCTAATGGTCTAATAGCGATCGCAAGCGGTTTACTTGCTCTGGTGGGAACCGGCCTAATTGCCCTAGCAGTCTTGAATCGTCCCCCTGCTACCGTAGAAAAACCGGTTATTAACCCCTCCCCCCCCATTAAACCCACTCCTAGCCCCATTGTGAACGTTCTAGGTCATTTACTCTATGAAGAGGCCCCGGAGAAGGAATTAGCCCCTATTACTACGGATGGTGCTATGCGTTTAAGGAAGGCAGCAGCCAAAGCTTTTATCCAGATGCAGAGTGACGCGAGAAGGTCGGGGGTGATTTTAATGCCGATTTCCGCATTTCGATCGAAAGCAACCCAAGACAAGCTCTTTTTTGAAGTTAAAGAACAACGCAATCAGGAAACCCGCAAACGAGCAGAAGTGAGCGCACCTCCGGGTTACAGCGAACATCATACCGGTTATGCGATCGATATTGGCGATGGTCGCGCTCCCGCAACGAATTTAAGTAGCAGTTTTGCCAATACTGCCGCTTTTCGTTGGTTGCAAAATAACGCTGCTCAGTATAGTTTTGAGTTATCTTTCCCCGAAAATAATCCCCAGGGTATTAATTATGAACCCTGGCACTGGCGTTTTGTCGGGGATAGTCACAGTTTAGAAACTTTTTATAAAGCCCAACAATTGGGAAAACAAAAATAA
- the kdpA gene encoding potassium-transporting ATPase subunit KdpA produces the protein MLQGWIQIALTILIIVAITPFFGRYMARVFMEQRTPLDPLCDRVESLLYSFVGVKGKENMTGWQYLRAVLYSNAVIAILVFSLIAGQGVLPLNPTGLPAPSWDTTLHTTISFITNSDQQHYSGETTLSYASQIWGLGYQMFTSAGTGLAVGIALIRGLTGRPLGNFYVDLIRAITRILLPISIVGAIALIIAGVPETLAGPAILPTLENPNLSQAIARGPVAHFEIIKELGENGGGFFASNSAHPLENPNGFVNLVQLVAILSIPTSLIYTYGVFADNLKQARLIYLIPLGIFIGFTIITAIGEYNGNQAVNSLLGVDRAVNFEGKEVRFGWAQSALYAVTTTATMCGAVIAMHDSLMPNGGFATLSNLFLQIVFGGQGTGTAYLFAYLILAVFVTGLMVGRTPELFGRKIEKREVVLASFLILLVHPIAILIPGAIALAFPDFRGISNPGFHGLSQVIYEYASAAANNGSGFEGLGDSQPAPLAIASGAKPTMTALWWNLSACFSLLAGRYIPIAALLFLADGMSRKQPVPATTGTLRTDTGLFTGVTAGVILILGALTFLPILALGPIAEAFQIPRMIG, from the coding sequence ATGTTGCAAGGATGGATTCAAATCGCACTCACGATCCTGATAATCGTGGCAATCACTCCCTTTTTCGGGCGCTATATGGCGAGGGTTTTCATGGAACAGAGAACCCCACTCGATCCACTGTGCGATCGAGTCGAGAGTCTTCTTTACAGCTTCGTCGGGGTGAAAGGGAAAGAGAATATGACCGGCTGGCAGTACCTCCGCGCCGTTCTCTACAGTAACGCGGTAATAGCAATTCTGGTTTTTTCCCTGATTGCGGGCCAAGGAGTCCTTCCCCTCAACCCGACGGGGCTCCCCGCCCCTTCTTGGGACACCACGCTACATACGACGATTTCCTTTATCACCAACAGCGACCAACAGCATTATTCAGGAGAAACCACCCTCAGCTACGCGAGTCAGATCTGGGGTCTTGGCTACCAGATGTTCACTTCGGCCGGAACCGGTCTAGCGGTGGGGATCGCCTTGATTCGGGGACTGACGGGGCGACCGTTGGGCAATTTCTACGTGGATCTGATCCGAGCGATCACCCGTATCCTCTTACCGATCTCGATCGTGGGGGCAATTGCCCTGATCATCGCCGGAGTCCCGGAAACCCTCGCAGGCCCAGCGATCTTGCCGACGCTAGAAAACCCCAACCTCAGTCAGGCGATCGCCCGCGGTCCAGTAGCCCACTTCGAGATTATTAAGGAATTGGGAGAAAACGGCGGCGGCTTTTTTGCCAGCAACTCGGCCCACCCCTTGGAAAACCCGAACGGATTCGTCAATCTGGTGCAGTTGGTGGCGATTCTCTCGATTCCCACCTCCCTGATCTATACCTACGGGGTTTTCGCCGATAATCTCAAGCAAGCTCGGTTAATCTATCTAATTCCCCTCGGTATCTTCATCGGCTTTACGATCATCACAGCGATCGGAGAATATAACGGCAACCAGGCGGTTAACTCCCTACTAGGGGTCGATCGAGCGGTTAACTTCGAGGGGAAAGAAGTACGCTTCGGTTGGGCGCAATCGGCCCTGTACGCGGTAACTACCACGGCCACCATGTGCGGTGCGGTGATCGCCATGCACGATTCCTTGATGCCGAACGGCGGCTTCGCCACCCTCTCGAATCTGTTCCTGCAAATCGTCTTCGGCGGCCAGGGAACCGGCACCGCCTACCTGTTCGCCTATCTGATCCTGGCGGTATTCGTCACCGGGCTAATGGTGGGAAGAACCCCCGAATTGTTCGGGCGCAAAATCGAGAAGCGGGAAGTGGTGTTAGCGAGTTTTTTAATTCTGCTGGTTCACCCGATCGCCATCCTCATCCCCGGAGCGATCGCCCTTGCCTTTCCCGACTTTCGGGGCATCAGTAACCCCGGCTTTCACGGATTATCTCAAGTTATCTACGAGTACGCTTCCGCCGCCGCCAATAACGGGTCGGGATTCGAGGGACTGGGGGACTCCCAACCCGCACCGCTTGCGATCGCATCTGGGGCGAAACCGACGATGACCGCTCTCTGGTGGAATCTAAGCGCCTGCTTCAGTTTACTCGCCGGACGGTATATCCCGATCGCTGCCCTGCTCTTCTTAGCCGATGGGATGTCCCGCAAACAACCGGTTCCCGCCACCACCGGAACCCTCCGCACCGATACCGGACTCTTTACCGGCGTGACGGCGGGGGTGATTTTAATTCTCGGTGCGCTCACTTTCTTGCCGATATTAGCCCTCGGGCCGATCGCGGAAGCCTTTCAAATCCCCCGGATGATCGGCTAG